In Candidatus Dadabacteria bacterium, the genomic window CCCATGCGTTAGGATTTCCCTTAGCCATGAAGACCAATACCCTTTACCTTGAAACCTACGGTTGTCAGATGAACGAGTATGACTCGGACAGGATACAGAACGCCCTCGGCGCCAGTATCACCGAAAACCCAAAAGAGGCCGACATAGTTATCGTAAACACGTGCGCCATACGGGAAAAGGCCGATCAGAAGGCCCTCAGCAGCCTTGGGCGCTTCAAGCACCTTAAGGCAAAAAACCCGGAGCTTATAGTCGGCGTGTCCGGGTGCGTGGCGCAGCTCTACGGAGAGGAACTCATCCGCAGGATGCCGCATCTTGATTTCGTGCTCGGACCCAGGGCAATTCCGCAACTCCCGCGGCTTATAGAAGAGATAAAAGAGAAGAAGTCAAGGCCCGTTGAGACGTCCTTCGACGTGCAGGAGCCTTTCGACATCCTCTCCTACCACGAGGAGGGAAAACCCACGGCATTTGTGTCCATACAGCAGGGATGTAACAAAAAGTGCGCTTACTGCATAGTGCCCACGGTAAGGGGCTCCGAGGTTAACAGGCCCCTCGAGGACATAATCGCCGAAGCCCGGCACCTTATCGCAAAGGGAGTGAAGGAAATAACCCTCATAGGACAGACGGTGAATTCATGGAAACTCGGCGGGCTTAAGTTCGGGGACCTGCTTCGGGTGCTCGGGGAGCTTGACGGTCTTGAGAGAATAAGGTTCACGACTTCTTATCCGAGAGACATAACGAAAAAAATGGTGGAGGCAATGGCAGACGTGCCCAAGGTATGCCGTCATATTCATCTGCCCGTGCAGTCGGGCTCAGACAAGGTGCTGAGGCTCATGAACAGGACCTACACAAGGAACTGGTACTTAGATTCCGTTAACAGGCTCAGGGACGCCATGCCGGACATAGCCGTGTCTTCTGATATAATAGTAGGGTTCCCCGGGGAAACAGAAGATGACTTCGAGGAGACGATGAGCCTTGTCGAAGAAGTGGGGTTCGACAGTTCCTTTTCATTTAAATACTCACCGCGCCCCGGAACGGTGGGGGAGGAGCTTTGGAGATCAGGAGAAAGGGTGGAAGACTCGACGGCAGGCCAGAGGCTCGCGCGCCTTCAGGAATACCAGCGGGCAATTACTCTTGCGAAGAACGCACAGAGGATAGGCAAATCCGAGCAGGTGCTGGTTGAGGATGCGAGCAGAAACGACTCCTCGTGGCTTTCCGGGAGAACCGAACACAACAGGATAGTCAATTTTCCCGGAGAAAAAGAGCTTATCGGAAAAATGGTGGACGTAAGGATAACTGAAGGACTTGCGAATTCGCTTAGAGGACAATATCTGAATTAACACAGGGAGGGAGAAAAAATGTTTCTTGAGATGAAGGTTTCCTGCATAGTCGCCGACCCGTTTACCGATATGCCCGTCGTCATTCTGAATGAAGAGGAAGGGGAAAGAAGTCTTCCTCTCTGGATAGGATTCGAGGAGGCAAGCGCCATAGCAATGGAGATCAAAAAAACTCCGAGACCAAGACCCCTCACCCACGATCTTCTGAAAAACGTAATCGCCGCCACAGGCTACGAGGTCATTGAAATAGAGATCACGGAACTACGGGAAAACACCTTTTACTCCCGCCTTCGCATTAAAAAAGACGGAGAGGAACTCCTGGTGGATTCCCGCCCGAGCGACGCCATAGCGATAGCGCTCAGGACCGGGTGCCGTATCATGGTCGACGAAGAGGTGATAAAGGCCGCTCTCAGCGTAAAAGTCGGGGATA contains:
- the miaB gene encoding tRNA (N6-isopentenyl adenosine(37)-C2)-methylthiotransferase MiaB, with protein sequence MKTNTLYLETYGCQMNEYDSDRIQNALGASITENPKEADIVIVNTCAIREKADQKALSSLGRFKHLKAKNPELIVGVSGCVAQLYGEELIRRMPHLDFVLGPRAIPQLPRLIEEIKEKKSRPVETSFDVQEPFDILSYHEEGKPTAFVSIQQGCNKKCAYCIVPTVRGSEVNRPLEDIIAEARHLIAKGVKEITLIGQTVNSWKLGGLKFGDLLRVLGELDGLERIRFTTSYPRDITKKMVEAMADVPKVCRHIHLPVQSGSDKVLRLMNRTYTRNWYLDSVNRLRDAMPDIAVSSDIIVGFPGETEDDFEETMSLVEEVGFDSSFSFKYSPRPGTVGEELWRSGERVEDSTAGQRLARLQEYQRAITLAKNAQRIGKSEQVLVEDASRNDSSWLSGRTEHNRIVNFPGEKELIGKMVDVRITEGLANSLRGQYLN
- a CDS encoding bifunctional nuclease family protein, coding for MFLEMKVSCIVADPFTDMPVVILNEEEGERSLPLWIGFEEASAIAMEIKKTPRPRPLTHDLLKNVIAATGYEVIEIEITELRENTFYSRLRIKKDGEELLVDSRPSDAIAIALRTGCRIMVDEEVIKAALSVKVGDKGQSAGDVLEDIPDEDFGKYKM